The sequence CCTGTTTtacttcctctctttctcgttcGCATCTTTTCTGCGCAGGTGCGCATCGTGAGATTGCAtgcgaagaggaaagaagggagCACGCAAGGAACTGTCACGGGAGAGCCTATTGGTGCAGGGCGGAGCTCCTCTTTGATCGGTTTATtagcccctccctccctcccctgctcctgctgttttttttttctttctcgctctcttttcttttgtcAGAAGGTTTAATATTTTCGATTGGGTTTCTTAATCTCACCTtctccgctgcagctgctgcattaCTAGCGCCTCCCAGTGCACAAAGGAGTTTGCGCGTCTCTGTGCGGGAGCGGGCTTCTACAAAGCCGCTATTGGAGAACGAGAGCAGCAAAGAAATCGATATATCAGGAGAGCAAGGTGGAAGAGAGTGAGAAACTGTCTTGATTCTACTCCTAGAGCCTACATAACTCCGAAGACAGGCACCAACGGATTCACAGCgaccttttctttttcttacGTCTCTAAGCGCTTTCCTGCCAGATCTTCCTGCTGCTGGCTTTCGAAGTGACGCCCTCTCACTCCCCCATTCGTGtctttcgttttcctctcATTTGCATCGCCGCCCGCTGACCACCCTTTTTCACCACGGCACCATGGCTGTTGTCTCAAAGCTGGCGTCGAGTCGCTTTCTCGGATTTTACGccctccagctgctctgcCTCACTGCGGCGGTCCGAATTCTCAACGCAGTGCTGTGCCGACGGCGCGCTGGAAGTGGCAGTACAAAGCATCGCTCTCACCGCTCCTCTCCGTCGTacgtcagcggcagcggcgatgaggaCGCAATCAGGATGAACCGCATCTTCTGGGAGCGCCTTGGTTCTCTTCTCCGAGTGTGCATCCCTCGTTTTGTATCCCTCGAATTCGGGAGTGTTCTCCTCATGTTGACCCTCTTCTACCTGCGCACCCGCCTGACTTTGCTGTTTGCAAGGGTTGTGGGGCGCAGTGGTCGGTTCCTCGTCGAGCACAACAAAAAGGCGTTTTGTTTTTGTGTGGCAGACATCGGTTTGCTCGCCATTCCGGGAGCGATTCTCCAAATCGGACTAAAGTACGTGAAGATaatgacgcagcagcggctgcgcgacAACTTGCAGGCGGCCCTTCACAAAGAGTACCTCAAAGGCACCACTGTCTACATGATCTCCACGCAGAACGCCACCATCGACAACACCGATCATCGTCTCACGCAGGAGACAGATCAGTTTTGCAGAAGCGTCGCTGGTGTGTTCCGCGCCCTATTCAAACCAATCCTGGATGTGGTGACGCTGTCCATAGAGCTCTCGAAACATGGGGGACCTTCACCCCCTGCTTTCTTAATCTCCTACTACCTCCTCATTGCAACGTGCATGTCGGTGCTGCTACCCAACTTTGCTCAGCTGGTGGCGACAAGCCAACAGAAGGAAGGAAATCTGCGCACGAAACACCACCAGCTCATTTCGCACGCGGAGGAGATCGCCTTCTACAACGGTGAGGAGATCGAGTGCGAGCACGTGGGGCGCCTACTGCGGTCCCTCATCCGCCACGAGTACAAGATCAAGCGCACAAAGTGGCTGACTGGCTGCAGTGACAGCTTATTCATCAAGTACGGCGCTAGCATTGTTGGGTACCTTCTGTGCAGTCTTGTCGTCGTTGACCAATGCCATCTGATGAGCAAGGGCGAACTTACTCAACTGTACCTCCAGAGTGTGCAGTTGTACGTGCCTTTTTCCGAAGCGATTGGTCAGATACTGCTCATGCACAAACAACTAGGTGCGTTGTGCGGCAGCGTGCACCGCATTggcgagctgcgcgagagACTGGAGCGCATCAACGCGTTGAATGTACGTAGTGAGATGGCCAATGTTGTCTACTCGGATGATTTGGTACAATGGTCACACGTAGATATTGTTAGCCCGGCTGGCGTGAGTGTTCTGCGTGATTTTAACCTTACTGTTACCCCTGGAAGACACACACTAATCATGGGCAGCAACGGCTCCGGCAAGACGGCACTGATGCGTGTGCTTAGCGGGCTATGGCCGCTTGCCAAGGGCAGAGTGACTCTCCCAACGGCCCCTGAGTCGTTCATGTGTCTGCCGCAGCGTACATATCTTCCACCTGGCTCGCTGCGCGCGGTGCTTACGTACCCGTACGTAACAGAAGACACCTGCAACGGCAAGTCTGAGCAGGCCTTCGTGCCGGATGAGGTTATCATGTCCGCGGCAACCTCATTCGGTCTCAGCACAATGATGGATCGCGAAGGCGGTTTGGATGCCTCCGAGAACTGGGAGGAAGTGCTGTCGGGTGGGGAGCGTCAACGTGTGGCCCTGGTGCGTGTCCTGTTGCACCGCCCGCAGTTTGCGTTCCTCGATGAGTGCACCAGCGCAATTTCCCAGGATGAAGAGCCATTTTTCTACAGCCTACTGCAGAAGGCGGGTGTGACGTTGATCTCGGTGTCGCATCGTGAGGCACTGCGCAAGCTACACCGCGTCGTCATCTCCCTGGACGGGGAAGGCGGCTACCAGGTCAGCGAAGAgtaaagagggagagggagagagcaaagacaGGTTGAATGGCTGTTCGCCTCTGTTGAGTTTATGTTGGTTGCCGCGGCAAGCATATTTCTCTGCAGCACAAGGTCAACACAACAGCAGACTCGCGGGCCGCTGATGCTGAATGTCTACAACAATcaatggaaaaaaaagcgcatGTGCGTATGCATTTGGCTTGCGCACCTCTTGACTAAAATTTAGCTTAGTATCGGCGCCTTTTTACTTGCTttgtcccccctctctctcccattTTCCCCTTGGCACGCAGGCACCAGTGTGCTTCCGCTCACATAATGCATACGCTCATGAGCtattcttttctttctggGGGCCATggggagagagcaacaagcgagagaaaaagccAGAAAAGGTGCCgcccgctctcttctctactGGTCTGCTCATGCAAATGGTAGGCGCatgcacccacccacccacagagagagagagagagggagaaaagtgCACCTTGCCCGCGTGCACGCGTCTTccatctttttttctttgtgttgTTTATTGAATTATTATATATATAGATACATATATATCTATACATATCTATATATAATAATTACGATTTGGTTGATATttcctctcccgctctctgtctgtgtacTTGTACCGGTGTCTGCGCGCTGTTTTCTCGTTTTGTTCTTGTGCCACACATATTCCACGCTTTCATTGCCTCCGCCACCATGTGCATACAAACATTAATGTCAGCTTTTCTTCTTGTCTCCTATCGAGACACCCGCCTGTTAATGGATTGATCCTGAGAAGGGTAGTAGTCTTGGAGGGGTCTTGGTGGCGTTGCTCGTGCGTGGCTACGAGAAAGACGGAACGGCAAATAAAAGAGACCTTTCTGACGTGTGTAGCTGTACTGTGGCACTGTTCCACGCGCCGGCACTGTAGTCTTTTGCTCTTGCACATCCTTGAGGGGCGTAcatcgtgtgtgtgtgtgtgtgtgtgcgtttgctAGCTCGCATAGTTTCCTATCTCACTTCGGCCGTTTTTCTTATTGGACTGGGGCCCGAGGATGTGTTGGTGCTGCGTTTTAGCTGAGCTGTTGTCCTAAGCTCGGCTTCTCCCCctacctcttcctctcttggAGCATCAATAGGCTCACCTTTTAACGCTTGCCTGGAGCTGTAGCCCCTAGTCCAGTGTGGGAGTAGTGGTTGTATCGGTTGTCTCTCGCGCGTATGTGTCTCCTTCCTTTCCCAGACTTTGTAGTGCGCATATGtgcatggcagcggcgcgtccACTTTGTCTACTCGGACCATTGTTTGGCCCGCTTGTTGTTGATGAGGCATGTATCTACGTGTATGGCggggagtgggagggggctgCGAGTACGAGTGTGCAGAGGTCGGTGCAGGTGTATAAAGCGACGCCCACGCCTTCACAAGCcatctttctcctcctccccgctgtCTCTGCGTTTAATGCATTACTAGCTCCCACGTACCTTTTCCCctctgcatgtgtgtttgtgtgtgttgtgtttGCTGATTCTCACTCGCTCGTGCAGTTGCTTGTCTTTGAGTGTGCCGTGCACCGGGCCCATAGAAGTGCATGTCAGCTGCGTATGTTTCTAGAGAAAAAATGAGCAACCTCTGCTGCCCAGGTCTGTGTTCTTTTCCGCAAGTAGGGGATACGAGTGTGAGGCGGGAGTTGGGTGTGCGCACTAAAATATTTCTTTGGAATTAATACCGGCCTCATAAACGAATAAGAAGCATAGCTCATGATGCGAGTAGCCAAGCCACCAGTGCTTACGTACGGTGGGCACTGGTACCGCTGTGACGCATTGTTGCTCTCGGCCTTCATCAGCGTCACACGTGTGTGGCGGCAGTGCATGGAAGACGCCGAGGACGCCTTTTGCCTTCGCTTCGACAAGAATCCTTTAACACTCCACCCGATAGCTGAAAATATGATATCGTCAACCGTGGTGCCACAAGCCTGCTCTGCCTGCTCTacctgctgcgctgctctgcgtcgCCGTTCTGTCgatttctctctccttcttatCACCACACCATTGGTGCTCTTCATCACACCTCTATAAAATTGTTTTTCCTACAACCATCTGTCACCGTCGCAAGTGTCTGTCAGGGAGGTC comes from Leishmania braziliensis MHOM/BR/75/M2904 complete genome, chromosome 33 and encodes:
- a CDS encoding putative ABC transporter, whose amino-acid sequence is MAVVSKLASSRFLGFYALQLLCLTAAVRILNAVLCRRRAGSGSTKHRSHRSSPSYVSGSGDEDAIRMNRIFWERLGSLLRVCIPRFVSLEFGSVLLMLTLFYLRTRLTLLFARVVGRSGRFLVEHNKKAFCFCVADIGLLAIPGAILQIGLKYVKIMTQQRLRDNLQAALHKEYLKGTTVYMISTQNATIDNTDHRLTQETDQFCRSVAGVFRALFKPILDVVTLSIELSKHGGPSPPAFLISYYLLIATCMSVLLPNFAQLVATSQQKEGNLRTKHHQLISHAEEIAFYNGEEIECEHVGRLLRSLIRHEYKIKRTKWLTGCSDSLFIKYGASIVGYLLCSLVVVDQCHLMSKGELTQLYLQSVQLYVPFSEAIGQILLMHKQLGALCGSVHRIGELRERLERINALNVRSEMANVVYSDDLVQWSHVDIVSPAGVSVLRDFNLTVTPGRHTLIMGSNGSGKTALMRVLSGLWPLAKGRVTLPTAPESFMCLPQRTYLPPGSLRAVLTYPYVTEDTCNGKSEQAFVPDEVIMSAATSFGLSTMMDREGGLDASENWEEVLSGGERQRVALVRVLLHRPQFAFLDECTSAISQDEEPFFYSLLQKAGVTLISVSHREALRKLHRVVISLDGEGGYQVSEE